A part of Anaerotignum faecicola genomic DNA contains:
- the hslO gene encoding Hsp33 family molecular chaperone HslO, with product MSDYIVRATAGNGSIRAFAATTRDLVQHAREIHHTSPVASAALGRMLTAAAMMGSMLKGEKDIVTLQIRGEGPLQGLVVTSDSHARVKGYVFNPNVEIPDLYPGKLNVGGAIGNGYMSVIKDIGMREPYAGRIELVTGEIADDLTYYFAQSEQTPSAVGLGVLVETDTSIRRAGGFIIQLLPDATDEMIEKLEKKLATLPYVSDLLDMGKTPEDILQMILGDMELKIMDTVPTEFYCNCTRERVEKALISIGREELEKIIREDKKANLHCHFCGKEYDFTEEELKKLLEDAK from the coding sequence ATGAGTGATTATATTGTAAGAGCGACGGCGGGTAACGGCAGTATTCGTGCTTTTGCCGCAACAACGAGGGATTTGGTGCAGCATGCAAGAGAGATTCATCATACCTCTCCCGTTGCATCTGCGGCACTGGGCAGAATGTTGACGGCGGCAGCGATGATGGGCAGTATGCTGAAGGGCGAAAAGGATATTGTAACCCTGCAGATTCGCGGCGAGGGCCCCTTGCAGGGGCTTGTGGTAACGAGCGACAGCCATGCGAGAGTGAAGGGCTATGTATTCAACCCCAATGTGGAAATTCCGGATTTATATCCCGGCAAGCTGAATGTCGGCGGCGCAATCGGCAACGGCTACATGAGCGTAATCAAGGATATCGGCATGAGAGAGCCTTATGCCGGACGGATTGAACTGGTGACAGGGGAAATCGCAGATGACCTGACCTATTATTTCGCACAGTCTGAGCAGACCCCCTCCGCGGTTGGTCTGGGGGTGCTGGTGGAAACGGATACCTCTATCCGCAGAGCCGGCGGCTTTATCATTCAGCTGCTTCCCGATGCAACGGATGAAATGATTGAGAAGCTGGAAAAGAAGCTGGCAACGCTTCCTTATGTTTCGGATTTACTGGATATGGGGAAAACACCGGAGGATATTTTGCAGATGATTCTGGGAGATATGGAGCTGAAAATCATGGATACCGTTCCGACGGAATTTTACTGCAACTGCACACGAGAGCGTGTGGAAAAGGCACTCATCAGCATTGGCAGAGAGGAACTGGAAAAAATCATCAGAGAGGACAAGAAGGCAAACCTGCACTGTCATTTCTGCGGCAAGGAATACGATTTTACGGAAGAAGAACTGAAAAAGCTTCTGGAAGATGCGAAATGA
- a CDS encoding class I SAM-dependent DNA methyltransferase translates to MSAYETFASVYDLFMEQVEYDEWLDHIHAVWKKYGIAPKTILDLGCGTGSILLPLAQEGFDVIGVDLSPEMLTEADHKAMEAGVSVRLACQDMTELDLGEQADCILSLCDCMNYLIEDGQLESAFQSIAAHMKKESLFLFDMNTEYKFREVLGQRAFGSAEEAAAYIWENDYDEEEKINEYYVSFFIEQENGLYERVEEYHYERAYTTEEVAQALQAAGMELLEVTDGYSFAKPHEKSERLLFAARLK, encoded by the coding sequence ATGAGCGCATACGAAACCTTTGCATCGGTATATGATCTTTTTATGGAACAAGTGGAATATGACGAATGGCTCGACCACATCCATGCGGTTTGGAAAAAATACGGCATCGCGCCGAAAACGATTCTGGATTTAGGCTGTGGGACAGGCAGTATTCTGCTTCCTCTGGCGCAGGAGGGCTTCGATGTGATTGGCGTTGACCTTTCCCCCGAAATGCTAACAGAGGCAGACCACAAGGCGATGGAGGCGGGTGTTTCGGTGCGGCTTGCCTGTCAGGATATGACGGAGCTGGATCTGGGCGAGCAGGCAGATTGTATTCTGAGCCTTTGCGACTGCATGAATTATTTGATTGAAGACGGGCAGTTGGAGAGTGCCTTCCAAAGCATTGCCGCTCACATGAAAAAGGAGAGCCTCTTTTTATTTGATATGAATACGGAATATAAATTTCGAGAGGTACTGGGGCAGAGGGCGTTTGGCTCGGCAGAGGAAGCAGCGGCGTATATCTGGGAGAATGATTACGACGAGGAAGAAAAAATCAATGAATATTATGTAAGCTTTTTTATTGAGCAGGAAAACGGATTATATGAGCGTGTGGAGGAATACCACTACGAAAGAGCCTATACAACAGAGGAAGTGGCACAGGCCTTGCAGGCGGCAGGGATGGAGCTGCTGGAGGTTACGGATGGCTATAGCTTTGCAAAGCCGCATGAGAAAAGTGAGCGCTTGCTGTTTGCGGCTCGATTGAAATAA
- a CDS encoding small, acid-soluble spore protein, alpha/beta type gives MRKKKELTEAEKRDLAMKYEVAEELGLLEKVERYGWRGLTSRESGRIGGIMGTRKTAERKRTEADKVDRVDT, from the coding sequence TTGCGAAAAAAGAAGGAACTGACCGAGGCGGAAAAGCGTGATTTGGCGATGAAATACGAGGTTGCCGAGGAGCTGGGGCTTCTGGAGAAGGTGGAGCGGTACGGCTGGAGGGGGCTGACATCGAGAGAAAGCGGACGCATCGGCGGCATTATGGGGACAAGAAAAACGGCGGAGCGAAAGCGGACAGAAGCGGACAAAGTGGACAGAGTGGACACCTAA
- a CDS encoding aspartate-semialdehyde dehydrogenase, with the protein MKKINLAVVGATGMVGRTFLKVLEERQLPIENFYVMASARSAGSTLKFNGKDYVVEELNEHSFDKPIDIALFSAGGGTSEKFAPIAAAHGCIVIDNSSQWRMDPAVPLIVPEVNPEDISWHKNIIANPNCSTIQAMVALKPLDDKYKIKRVVYSTYQAVSGAGVAGWKDLENGMKGEAPKKFPHPIASNCLPHIDSFLDNGYTKEEMKMVNETRKILHNDAMRVTATTVRVPVFDSHSESINVEFEKPFDLDELIEVLKNAPGVVVQNDSAHNEYPMAVTAAGKDEVFIGRIRRDESVENGVNLWVVADNIRKGAATNAVQIAEEIIKAMNE; encoded by the coding sequence ATGAAGAAAATCAATCTCGCCGTAGTCGGCGCAACAGGCATGGTAGGCAGAACTTTCCTGAAGGTTCTGGAGGAAAGACAGCTGCCCATCGAAAACTTCTATGTTATGGCATCTGCCCGTTCCGCAGGCTCCACGTTGAAATTCAATGGCAAGGACTATGTTGTGGAAGAGCTGAATGAGCATTCCTTTGATAAGCCCATTGATATCGCACTGTTCTCCGCAGGCGGCGGCACAAGCGAAAAATTCGCACCCATCGCAGCCGCTCATGGCTGCATCGTCATCGACAACAGCTCCCAGTGGAGAATGGATCCCGCGGTTCCCCTGATTGTTCCCGAGGTAAACCCTGAGGATATCAGCTGGCACAAAAACATCATTGCCAACCCCAACTGCTCCACCATTCAGGCAATGGTTGCGCTGAAGCCTCTGGATGATAAATATAAAATCAAACGTGTGGTTTATTCCACCTATCAGGCAGTATCCGGCGCAGGTGTTGCAGGCTGGAAGGATTTGGAAAACGGCATGAAGGGCGAGGCTCCCAAGAAATTTCCTCACCCCATTGCAAGCAACTGCCTGCCCCACATTGATTCCTTCCTGGATAACGGCTATACAAAGGAAGAAATGAAGATGGTAAACGAAACCAGAAAGATTCTGCATAACGATGCTATGCGCGTGACGGCAACAACGGTTCGTGTACCTGTTTTCGATTCTCACAGCGAATCCATCAACGTGGAATTTGAAAAGCCCTTCGATCTGGATGAGCTGATTGAGGTTCTGAAAAATGCACCCGGTGTTGTTGTGCAGAATGACAGCGCACACAACGAATACCCTATGGCTGTTACCGCAGCAGGCAAGGACGAGGTATTCATCGGACGTATCCGTCGCGACGAAAGCGTAGAAAACGGTGTAAATCTTTGGGTAGTCGCTGACAACATCCGTAAGGGTGCGGCAACAAATGCAGTACAGATTGCGGAAGAAATCATAAAAGCAATGAACGAATAA
- the dapA gene encoding 4-hydroxy-tetrahydrodipicolinate synthase, whose amino-acid sequence MSIFTGAGVALVTPMHADGSVNFDKMKELIEFQIANDTDALIICGTTGEASTMSDEVQIECIRFAKEAAAGRVPVIAGAGSNDTAHCIALAQGCEKAGADAVLLVTPYYNKATQKGLILHYTAVANSINIPIILYNVPGRTGCNIAPKTVAELAKVKNIVAVKEASGNLSQVAEIAALVGPDFDIYSGNDDQILPVLSLGGKGVISVLSNVAPKQTHDMVMHYLNGDTKAATKLQLDAIELISALFCEVNPIPVKTALNEMGYAVGPCVAPLCEMEPKNLETLRTALKNYGLI is encoded by the coding sequence ATGTCTATTTTCACAGGCGCAGGCGTAGCCCTCGTAACACCCATGCATGCTGACGGCAGCGTAAACTTTGATAAAATGAAGGAACTGATTGAATTTCAGATTGCAAATGATACAGATGCGCTGATCATCTGTGGCACAACAGGGGAAGCATCTACCATGTCAGATGAGGTACAGATTGAATGTATCCGCTTCGCAAAAGAGGCTGCAGCAGGTCGTGTTCCCGTTATCGCAGGTGCAGGCAGCAATGATACCGCACACTGTATCGCACTGGCACAGGGCTGCGAAAAGGCAGGCGCTGATGCCGTTCTGCTGGTAACCCCCTACTACAACAAGGCAACACAGAAGGGGCTGATTCTGCACTACACAGCAGTTGCAAACAGCATCAATATTCCCATCATTCTTTACAATGTACCCGGCAGAACCGGTTGCAACATTGCACCCAAGACAGTTGCGGAGCTGGCAAAGGTAAAGAACATCGTTGCAGTGAAGGAAGCAAGCGGCAATCTGTCTCAGGTGGCTGAAATTGCGGCTCTGGTTGGCCCCGATTTCGATATTTACAGCGGCAATGATGACCAGATTCTGCCTGTTTTGTCTCTGGGCGGCAAGGGCGTTATCTCCGTTCTGTCCAACGTAGCACCCAAGCAGACACACGACATGGTTATGCATTATCTGAATGGGGATACAAAGGCGGCTACAAAGCTGCAGCTGGATGCGATTGAATTGATTTCCGCACTGTTCTGCGAAGTAAACCCCATCCCCGTAAAGACTGCGCTGAATGAAATGGGCTATGCGGTTGGGCCTTGTGTAGCACCTCTGTGCGAGATGGAGCCCAAGAATCTGGAAACATTGAGAACCGCACTGAAGAACTACGGTCTGATTTAA
- the dapB gene encoding 4-hydroxy-tetrahydrodipicolinate reductase: MVNVIIHGCGGKMGHVVAELVKNEPDCQVVAGIDPTTPALDFPVFPSCEACDVAGDVIIDFSTAKAVPALLAFSKAKKIPVVLCTTALSEETTALMQETSKEVAILKSANMSVGVNLLLDLVQRAAVILAESGFDIEIVEKHHNQKIDAPSGTAMALADAINQAMEERYHYVYDRSQVHEKREKTEIGIHAVRGGNIVGEHDVIFAGRDEVIELTHRATSREVFAVGAVKAAKFLAGKPAGLYTMKEVLQ, from the coding sequence ATGGTAAATGTAATCATTCATGGCTGCGGTGGCAAAATGGGTCACGTTGTAGCCGAATTAGTGAAAAACGAACCGGATTGTCAGGTTGTGGCAGGCATCGACCCCACCACCCCTGCGTTGGATTTCCCTGTATTCCCCAGCTGCGAAGCCTGCGATGTTGCAGGGGATGTCATCATCGACTTCTCCACAGCAAAGGCAGTTCCTGCCCTTCTGGCATTTTCCAAGGCAAAAAAAATCCCTGTTGTGCTCTGCACCACAGCATTATCCGAGGAAACCACCGCGCTGATGCAGGAAACAAGCAAGGAGGTTGCGATTCTGAAATCCGCGAATATGTCTGTTGGCGTAAATCTGTTACTGGATTTGGTACAGCGTGCGGCAGTCATTCTGGCAGAAAGCGGCTTCGATATTGAAATCGTGGAAAAACACCACAATCAGAAGATTGATGCCCCCAGTGGCACCGCAATGGCTCTGGCAGATGCCATCAATCAGGCAATGGAGGAACGGTATCATTATGTATATGATCGTTCTCAGGTGCATGAAAAAAGAGAAAAAACCGAAATCGGGATTCATGCAGTGCGCGGCGGCAATATCGTCGGCGAGCATGATGTCATTTTTGCAGGCAGAGATGAAGTCATTGAGCTGACCCATCGTGCAACCTCTCGCGAGGTTTTCGCCGTTGGCGCAGTGAAGGCGGCAAAATTCCTGGCAGGCAAGCCTGCCGGTCTATACACTATGAAGGAAGTTCTGCAATAA
- a CDS encoding cob(I)yrinic acid a,c-diamide adenosyltransferase has product MRQGQISIYYGMGKGKTAVAVGRGMRAIGEEQRVVMIQFLDYHNSKEIALLKKLEPDFRIFRFEKDRAAEDVQGAENDEALHKEIFNEIRNAFNFAKKIVDTGECEMLLLDGILECVEKGYLQESDLHEIIGKRPDFMDIILTGTILPTGIAEEAENIYQLVAEKEKE; this is encoded by the coding sequence GTGAGACAAGGTCAGATTTCAATTTATTATGGTATGGGGAAGGGGAAAACAGCCGTAGCCGTTGGGCGTGGCATGCGCGCCATCGGCGAGGAACAGCGTGTTGTTATGATTCAATTCTTGGATTATCATAACAGCAAGGAAATTGCACTGCTGAAGAAGCTGGAGCCTGATTTCCGTATTTTCCGCTTCGAGAAGGATCGTGCGGCAGAGGATGTGCAGGGGGCTGAAAATGATGAAGCACTGCACAAGGAAATATTCAACGAAATCCGCAATGCGTTTAATTTCGCAAAGAAAATCGTGGATACGGGTGAATGTGAAATGCTTCTGCTGGATGGAATTCTGGAATGTGTGGAAAAAGGATATCTACAGGAATCTGATTTGCATGAGATTATTGGAAAGCGCCCCGATTTTATGGATATCATTCTGACGGGGACGATTCTTCCGACAGGCATTGCAGAGGAAGCAGAAAATATCTATCAGCTTGTAGCGGAAAAGGAAAAAGAATAA
- a CDS encoding single-stranded DNA-binding protein, producing MQMEGLPENNTVLIAGKIVKGCVFSHEVYGEGFYTFQISSERLSDKEDILPVTVSERLIDMNLLQVGIKVDIVGQLRSYNNYNSKKNRLVLTIFAREISLPEEEEGKNINQVYLNGFICKPPIYRKTPFGREISDILVAVNRAYNKSDYIPCIAWGRNARYIANLEVGANIHIWGRMQSRIYQKRIGEEVEERVAYEVSVAKIELPHKAEREAEEKGADEMV from the coding sequence ATGCAAATGGAAGGATTGCCGGAAAACAATACTGTTCTGATTGCCGGTAAGATCGTAAAAGGCTGTGTCTTTAGTCATGAGGTATATGGCGAAGGTTTCTATACATTTCAGATTTCTTCTGAACGCCTCAGTGATAAGGAGGATATCCTGCCTGTCACCGTTTCCGAACGGCTGATAGATATGAATTTATTGCAGGTAGGGATAAAAGTTGATATTGTTGGACAGTTAAGGAGCTACAATAACTACAACAGTAAAAAAAATCGTCTGGTGCTGACCATCTTCGCGAGGGAGATTTCCCTGCCGGAGGAGGAAGAGGGAAAGAATATCAATCAGGTCTATCTGAATGGTTTTATCTGTAAGCCCCCGATTTATCGTAAAACGCCTTTTGGAAGAGAAATATCCGATATTCTGGTAGCGGTCAACCGCGCCTATAATAAATCGGATTATATTCCCTGCATTGCATGGGGCAGAAACGCCAGATATATCGCAAATCTGGAGGTGGGTGCCAATATCCATATCTGGGGTAGGATGCAAAGCAGAATCTATCAGAAACGCATTGGCGAGGAGGTAGAGGAAAGAGTCGCTTATGAGGTTTCTGTTGCAAAAATCGAGTTGCCGCACAAGGCGGAGCGCGAAGCGGAAGAAAAGGGCGCGGACGAGATGGTCTGA